In one Bactrocera tryoni isolate S06 chromosome 5, CSIRO_BtryS06_freeze2, whole genome shotgun sequence genomic region, the following are encoded:
- the LOC120776498 gene encoding beta-2 adrenergic receptor: protein MQEMSYLQDNSKLEALTKAVLISILGVAIVISNLLIIATYANFKGPTEVINYYLLSLAVADLLCGLLVVPFSVYPALTGEWMYGDIVCRFTGYLEVTLWAVSVYTFMWISVDRYLAVRKPLRYETVQTKTRCQCWMVFTWISAALLCCPPILGYTKPITNNVTHICMLDWGNMAAYSATLAILVLGPSVISIVHNYGYIFVMMRKLKSGEPIHDKEYATALAENLSNPSHMMSFVLVFAFWMSWLPWMVLRFYEVVTGDVIQSTLINFLVVWIGVLNSFWKIIIMTSMSPQFRIALRVFCLTICCKTKGRLQAELIGLDPDD from the exons ATGCAGGAAATGAGTTACCTGCAAGATAATTCCAAATTGGAGGCACTTACGAAAGCTGTACTCATCTCCATTCTCGGCGTCGCCATCGTCATATCGAATCTTCTCATTATAGccacttatgccaactttaaag GTCCTACAGAGGTCATCAACTACTATCTGCTGTCGCTGGCTGTTGCGGATCTACTTTGCGGTTTATTGGTTGTGCCCTTCTCTGTGTATCCTGCATTGACGGGAGAATGGATGTATGGCGATATTGTATGCCGCTTCACCGGCTACCTGGAGGTGACACTGTGGGCCGTATCTGTATATACATTCATGTGGATCTCTGTGGACCGATATTTGGCCGTGCGGAAGCCTCTTCGCTATGAGACTGTGCAGACAAAAACCag ATGCCAATGCTGGATGGTGTTTACATGGATTTCGGCCGCGTTACTATGCTGTCCACCGATTCTAGGCTACACGAAGCCCATCACGAACAATGTGACACATATTTGCATGCTTGACTGGGGCAATATGGCGGCGTACAGTGCAACTCTggcaattttagttttaggtccTAGCGTTATATCCATAGTACATAATTATGGTTACATTTTTGTAATGATGCGAAAACTTAAATCGGGCGAACCTATACATGATAAAGAATATGCAACCGCATTAGCTGAAAATTTATCGAATCCTAGTCATATGATGTCATTCGTATTAGTGTTTGCATTCTGGATGTCGTGGTTGCCATGGATGGTGCTGCGCTTCTACGAAGTGGTGACCGGTGATGTTATCCAAAGTACTCTTATTAATTTTCTGGTCGTTTGGATTGGCGTGCTGAATTCATTTTGGAAAATCATCATTATGACCAGTATGTCGCCGCAATTTCGGATCGCACTTAGAGTATTTTGTTTAACAATTTGTTGTAAGACTAAGGGCCGTTTGCAAGCGGAACTAATCGGATTGGACCCAGATGACTAG